The genome window ATGTTCAATAATACTGCTAAACTATGCTAATGCCAAAGCCTCTGCTAACTAACCTATCAAGTTTAAATATTGGAACAGAACAGTGAGAGGTCTCATGACTTACTGTGAGTATCAATATATCTTGCTTTGTCTTTTCTGCCACCAAAAAGAGCAGCAGCTGCTTTCTTAAAGAAATTCTTAGCTGGGCTTGACAAGTGGAAATCCGGAACTGTATGACAGCAGCTGGAAGACAGTCTGTCTGGAGTGAAGCCCTATGGGGAATCAGAAAGCCTTTCAGTAACTGCTGGGCAACTGGGACCAACAGAATGTAATCAAAGATTCAAGAAACATgccaacctgcaaaaaaaattcATGACGAATGATATCATCCAAACTCGGACGGTCCTCTGGGTGTTTAGACAACATGCTAGCTATTAAGTGCTTAGCAGGGGCCAGCAGTGACGATGGCATGGTATACCTTGCTTCTCTTATGCACCTGTAAGTTTCTTTCAGATTTGTAGTTTCAAATGGGGGTCTTCCTAATAACATCGTATACCTAAGCGAAAGAAGACACTTCTTTAGGAATGACGGTAAAGCAACCCTTCCCAATGTTGAAATCTAAATCCAACTTTGCCTTTCGGACATTTCAGTGCATTTACTTACATTACACAGCCCAAAGCCCAAATGTCTGATTCACAGCCATGTCCCTGCTTGTTGAGGACTTCAGGAGAGAGATAATTTGGGGTACCACATATTGTTCtgcaaaaacaaaatatgaagGTCTCATTAGGATCGATTCTATTGTTTACACTTAGTTCCCTGGATAAAACCTTGAAAGTACTGTTCTGAATTTCTATCTGGAAACCTTTGACTTTTAGTTTTGGCACTTGAATAACTTACATTTGATCATGTGACTTTtggtaaatttttaaatgctcatgTACAGTTTTTTCGGCCCACATGACAGTATTTTCAATCAACTGAGACCAGGCATTTTTATAGGTATCAGGCAAATCTAAGATATTTGTTTCACAATCAACTTATAGATGATGTGAGGCACTCTGGCCTAGTCCCCTAAGTGAGCACTAGGAGTGTCCTCCAGGTAACATTGTTTGGTTTGCAGGTTTAGTGCCCACCGACTTGCCCTGAAACACGAACTGGAAAAGGAACAGGGCACACTTGCTCTGCACAGAACCCTGGCGGTGGGTGCCTTTCTGACTCTCACCTCCTCCTGTGTTCCAATGGTTCCAGCCTGGCTGCCAAGCCAAAGTCCCCGACTTTCAGCTCCATGGCTTCATTAATGAAAAAGTTCCCTGGAGGATAAACAACACACCTGAACCCCTCTGGGAAGGCGTTCCAGGCAAAGGCACACACACCCACTTGGACCCAGCGCCTGCGGTTGACCACCACAAGTCAGCTCTACAAGCAAGACTGCTGCATAGGCCTGGTCCCAACAGGAACATGAACGGGCATGCGAGAGACAGGACAACACCCTCTCCAACACAGAATCAGCGATTGCGGTAAAGGGCTCACCTAGTTTGAGATCTCTGTGCAAGATCTCTTGTTCGTGAAGGTACTTGAGTCCAGAAACGATCTGCCTGAGGTAGTATCGGACTTCCGGCTCCGTCAACACCTTTCTTGCTTTCAAGATGTGAGCCATGGACtaagggggaggaaaggagaagctgtCAAACAGTTACCAGAGTCAGGATGCGAGAGTCACCACTGCGCAGGGCAACTGCCTCCACGCCGACCCCCCTCCCCCACGGAAGGCAGCCTGAACCCGGGGCTGGCGGACACCTACCCTTCTGCTGCAGTACTCCAAGAGAATGTAGATGTTCTCTTTGTCCTCGAAGTAGTGGTAGAACTGCACGACGTGCTTGTGGTGCAGCAGCCGGTGTAGCTCGATCTCCTTGTCGATCTGGGGAAAGGCGGACCATCAGCTCCGGGAGCCGGGGGCCCCAGGTCGCCCTCCCCCCCACTCGCTGGTCCGCACACAAAGGAGGCCCCGCGTGCAGCGCGCACGCACCTTCTCCCTCTGGTGAGGCTTGGCCACCCTGCTGTGCGGGATGATCTTCGCGGCGTAGACTTTGTTGTTTGTCAGATCTGTCATCTCGTAACACTTGGCAAAGCCGCCCTGCAAGGAGACAAAGCCGAGACGCGACTGAGTACGGCGGAGCCGTGGACGGCAGGTATCggcaaaaaacacacaagacgGTGGAGGCGGGGGCGGGAGCGGGGGCGCAGGCTCCTCGGAAAGCCCCTTCCCCCGGAGGCGGCAGAGCGCTCAGCTCTGTCCCTCCGCAGGGCGGCACCAGGAGACGGACGCGGGGCCGGGAGGTCGGGAGTCGGGAGGCCAGGAGCGGAGCGAGGTCGGGGAGCCTTCCAGGCCCCGGCGCTCACCTTGCCCAGCACGCGGCCTCGGCAGTAGCGCCTCCCCGTCGTGGGGTCCACGACGACCCGCGACACCTCAGCGCCCGCGTGGTGGCGGTGCTGCTGCGGGGCAGGTGGCGGCTCCTGCGCGCGGGGTGGCGGCTCCTCGGCGGGCGGCGGTCGCCTGCGCTTGGGGTCCCCGCCGCCAGCTTTGCCCGGCTGCTCCGCCGTCTTAGCGCCGGCGGCCGGCGGGTAGGCGATCGTGCGCAGGAGCTCCATCGTCACCACGTGCCTCGTATGCCCGCTGCCTGTCCACTTGTGCGAGTGTGGGTGAGCGCCGCGCCTTATATACGGCCGGGGGGTGGGTTTTCCCGCGTTGCGTCATGACGGCGCCCCGCCCACCCCCGCGCAGGGTGGAGCCGAGCCGGACAGCGACAGCAGCGACGTTCCGGCGCCCCCCGGCGGTCGCAGCCAGGCGGAGTGAGGCACCGTCGGAGCCTTCCCCCCGCGCGACAGCATATTCAGGGTGACGGCCCCGAGCGCCCCGGTGAACGCGGGGCAAGGGCGCCTCCTCGCGGGGCGCTCCGGAAGCGCGGTGGCGGGACCCTGGGCGGCGCACGGTGAGTGTGCGGGTGTGCGGGGCGGCCCCGGTCGTTCCTGAAGGGAGCGCACGGTCCCCACTCCACGTGTCACGGCCGTGCTGCTGGCGGGGCGCCGCGTCCTCGCCGCTAGGGCCGGTGGCTCCGGTACGGCCCTCGGTGCGAGCGCCACGTGTGGTGTCTGCGGCGCCCCGGCAGGGCGCGGACGCCCAGTCTTACAGACGAGGACGCGGCGTTGACAGGAGGTGGCCCTTCCCGGCGGGTCAGGGTCAGCCACCTTCCGGGCGGGGCCGCGGGGCAGCGTGCGGCCTATGCGGGAAGTTGTCCAGCGCGGTGGGGGGCGCGAGCTGAACGTTGACACCACCGTTGTGACCTGCGGCCCGGCCAGGCTCAGGTGCGCGTGGCCTGGACGAAGCGTCTTCAGAGACCGAGCTCGATGCTCCCGAACCGCAGGAGGCCCAGGGGAAGGCGCGGCGGGCGATCCGGGACAGGCCAGGGCGAGCGGGGGCGTCTCAGGCGGGAcggagcccccaccccacccgggcAGCGGCCTGGGACCCTGCTGGCAGCCGGGGCTGGGCTCGCGGGTGTAGCCCCACCTTCGGTTCCAGACCTCATTCTACACCACATCCTTGTTTTATTGTCcagtattgaatttttttttttaacctatagtTGGTTATGGCCCTCTAAGGTGAAGAATAGGTTGTCGTGATACTTTTCGTTATTTCAGTTCTCTGATTATGACATACTATTGTTTATATTGTTAGCAAGTGTGCTTAAAAATCTGATAGGCTGTTGAACATCTCATATGAAATTTGGgcatttaatgaaatattaatcCTGTAGATGTGTCATGGGGTTTTCTGTGCATCTGTAAGAATTTGACTTTTTGGTTGGTGATGCTTTCATGTGGACAAAAGCCAAATTGCCCCTACTGTTCTCTCTGATGGAAACCTCTTCAGTTACAACCTACTTCTCTTTAGTTCCATACATTTAATGCAAATACAGTTAACACCCCAGGAAGATTTTTTAGCGAAACTTGAGGAGCTGAGTTATAAACTTTACTTGAAAGTGTAAGTgatcaaccctggccagttggctcagtggtagagcatcggcctggcatgtggacgtctggggtttgattcctggccagggcacacaggagaagcgcccatctgcttctccaccctttcctctctccttcctctctatttctctcttcccgtcctgcagccaaggctccattggagctaagttggcccgggtgctgaggatggctccatggcctctgcctcaggcgctagaatggctcaagttgcagtggagcaacggcccagatgggcagagcatcactccctagtgggcatgctgggtggatcccagtcaggcgcataaagaagtctgtctctctgcctccctgcttctcacttcagaaaaatacgaaagaaagaaagaaagaaagaaagaaagaaagaaagaaagaaagagaaaagaaagaaaagagtaagtGATCAAACATAGcaaagaagtctgtctctctgcctccctgcttctcacttcagaaaaatacgaaagaaagaaagaaagaaaagaaaagaaaagaaaagaaaagaaaagaaaaaagaaaagaaaagaaaagaaaagaaaagaaaagaaaagaaaagaaaagaaagtgtaagTGATCAAACATAGCAAAGTCACTTTAAAGGAGAAGTAATGGGGGAGGCCCTTCTTGACCAGCAACCATGACCTACTGTGAAGTTATAACTGCGAGGAGTCTGACCTCCCTTAAGGCAGACTGAGGAGGGTACTGGAAGAAAGACCCTACAAACAGGTCCATGTGCTGACAGAGGCAGGGCAGatcagtgaggaagggagaggttATTGAGTGAATGGAACTGGAAACATAGCTCTCCATATTGGAACGATGGAACCCGTGTCTCACACTGTGTTATCTTTCTAGGCTGCCGGTGCAAAATACCCCAGACTGGGTGCTTTCAACAACAGAAGTGGAGTGTCAGTCCTGCAGCTGAAGTCCAAGATGAGTGTGCACGCAGGTGGGTTTCTGCTGAGTCTTCCTTCCTTGGCTGTCCGAAGGCCACCTCTCACGTGTTTTCACTTGGCCCATCCTCTGCTGACTGTCCCTGGTGCCCTTGTGTGTGTCCAGCTTTCCTGTTGTAAGAACAGTAGTTAGATTGGATGAGGACCCACCCACATGACCTAATTTGACCTCTGTTACCTCTTTAAGGCCTTGTATTAAAAAATAGGGGTGTTAGGAGTTAGAGCTGCAACCCATGAATTGCGAGGGGCACTGTTCACCATAGCACGCACACCATGTGCAAAACACCTCCACATGGAGCAAGAacttaaagaacaaaacaaaatattagtagaCAAGGTAGGAAACCAACTTTTTCAGTTCAGGACaaggaaagatttttttcaattgagatataattgacattatattagttttaggtatacaacaatGATTTGATATCTGTATATCTTGTGAAGTGGTTAACACAGTAAGTTTACATCACCatgcataattataatttttttcttgtgatgagaattttcATGATCTACTCTTTTAGTGATTTTCAAATATGCAAGGCAGTATTGTTAATTATAGCCACCATGCCATATACATTACATCTCAGACTAACTGATCTTGTGACAGGAAGTTTGACCACCTCCACCCATTTTGCCCCCAGCCTGCACCTATGGAAACCCCCAGTCTGTTctctagattccacatgtaagtgggaACATAAAGtatgtatttgtctctctctggctgACATTGcaattagcataatgccctcaaggtccattcacATTGTCTCAAATGGCAGGAGGTCTTTCTTTTGTAAGGCTGAGTAATGTTTCATTACATATACGTATCACaattttcttattcattgatCCACTGAGGGACACTAAAGTGGATTCCATGCCTTGGCTCTcatgaataatgctacagtgaacataggagtacagatatctctttgaaattacgattttgtttcctttggctaTACACCCAGATGTGGGACctttggatcatatggtagttatatttttaatttttggagaagCCTCCATACTgccttccacagtggctacaccagtctttATTCCCACAACAGTGCAtaaaagttcccttttctctacaacctcaccaacacttgtttcttgtctttttgatgatagccattctgatggtTATGAGGTGAtattttgtggttttgatttgcatttccctaatgactagtgatgttgagcatttgtatgtcttctttagaaactgtctattcaagttctctgcccatttctaaatcaaattctttttctttttgatattgaattgtatgagtcattcatatatttttaataccatttatcagatacatgatttggaaatattttctcccatctgtaggttgcctttttattctgttgattaTTTCCATTGCTGgacagaagctttttaatttgatgtagttccatttgtttatttttgtttttgttgccaaatccaaaaaaatcattgccaagactgaCATCAAGGAGCTtacctcctatgttttcttctattgtttctatggtttcaggttttttattcaaGTCTATTATGTCTGTTTTGAGTTGATCTTTGTGCATGGCATAAAgatagtggtccagtttcattctcttCCATGTGGCTCTCCAATTGTCCCCACACTATTTagtgaagagactgtcctttatatgtatatatgagacTATACTGTGGGGAAGGGGTGGTCTCTTCAATAAAGGGGAAGATTTCTTAACACATATAAAGCATTAACtctataaataaaagttaataaatttggATAAGTTAAAGTTAAGAAATTTGATTCCTCAAAAGACaccttaaagtaaaaagacagacTATAAATTGGCAGAGATATCTGCATACATCTAAAAAGCAAAGAATTAAGACAGGTATGTAAAGGGCTCCcacaaaataatgagaaaaacagctcaacagaaaaatgagtaaaagacacaaacaagtattttttaaaaaaggaactacTTCTAGCCAATAAACAAGATGAGATTCTCAGAGTCATTAATAATCAGGAAAGTGTAAATTAAGACCATTTAACATAATTTCACTGGTAAAAATTAGgaagctttaaaaatatcaagtgtCGAAGAAGATGTTGATCGACCATTTACTTATTATTCTTGGAGACTGAATTGATCATCTTATACCGGATAACCCAGCAAGAGAAATGCTCACACATATgcaccagaggacacacacatAGTCATgacaagcaaaaaacaaaacaaaacaaaaaagtcaaaCCAAATGCCCATTAGATGGAAGAGTGTGGTTCATGCCCATAATGAGATACTATGTGAAAATCAATGAATTACAGATATCAACATCAGTATGAATAAAaatgttgagttttaaaaatgacaagttaAAGATCACTAATTTAATTCAAGAACTAAATCTGAGTATAACGCTCACACATGCAGATACATtgatttaaaatactatttaagcctgaccaggtggtggcacagtgaatagagcattgaactgggacaaggagagcccaggttcgaaatcctgaggtcatcgtcttgagtgcggtctcatctgGCTTTAGTGCTGATTCactaacttgagtgcagggttgctggcttgagcataggatcatagacatgaccccatggtcactggcttgagcccaaaggtagctggcttgaagcccaggatcactggcttgagcttaaggttgctggcttgagcaaggggtcactcactctagtctagccccgcagccaaggcacatatgagaaagcaatcaatgaacaactaagatgccgcaatgaagaattgatgcttctcatctctctcccttcctgtctgtctgtccctctctctgactttctctgtctcggtcaccaaaaaaattactattttaaaaaacaaggaaaagttAAACACAAAATGTAGGTTGATGAGTGCCTTGTGTGACAGGCAGGGCTATGGAAGAGGCAGAGACATATAGGCTGGTGTAAGTTTTTGTCTGTGATGTAGTTCTTGGGTTGGATTACAGGAACTCAGAAGGAGCATGCATGCAGAGTTCAACGCTAACTATGTCACAAGTCAAGGAATATGGTTAGTCCAATTATGAGTACCTTAAATTCAGGTTAAAAAAACCATTTCTGATGAGCATAGTGATACGAGGGGAGTAGACAGTGAGAGAATTTGGTGTATAAGTGTGTCACCAAGAGGCCACAGGGCTCAGCTGGGCATGGTAAGTCTAAGTTCAAACAGCCTGGCACCGAAGGCTTCAGTCTGGAGAGTTAAAAGAGCCCAAACCTCATTTTAAGTTCATCACAATATATTTAACTGATTGGATATTTAAGTTTAATGTCTAACTCTTTGAAAAGCAACTTAATATGAAATAAAGGgttaattttagtatttaaatttgaatttttttaaattaaatgagagcaggggaggcagagagacagactcccacatgcacccccaccaggatccaccctgcaagccactgatggggcagtgctctgtccatctggtgcattgctccgTTACTCGGCGACTGAGCTACCACTGAAGCCatcgtggagccatcctcagccaagTACCAGCTCACTCAAGCTAATTCAGCCAtggctggctgcaggaggaggggggaggaggggagaagcagatggttgcttctcctgtgttccctgactaggaatcgaacccaggacatctacatgccaggccaacggtctaacactgagccaactgtccagggcctaaatttgaatattaaatatgCTACATATCTTTTATGTTCTGTTCATTGAGACATACAGGCATTTTGCAAATGAGTAAAACTCTGTATCAAAGCCTTTAAGTAATCTTTGATGAAGTTGATATTACATATTTATCAAAGTATTTGATCAAAACTTACTTATTCCTCTGTCTGTCTACTTAACTACCATCCATGTATCTGATTTCTGGGCATGGTAATAACAATGTTCAAGAATGTGAgggttaaaaaaataacctttccTCCCATCTTCTAAGTCCTTCTAGCTGgggtaataataaaattaaagagacagATCAATAGGAGAAAATGTCCAAGGGGAGCCCGAAGCCCAGAGACCACAGACGTTCTGGGCAGCTGAGGCATCTGTGCACTAGTGGTTTGGGACTTGAGAGGCAAAGGGCAGCGCACGGGGAGGTGGGAGCCAGTGCTGGTGCAGGGACGTTTGCTGGCCGCTTGAACAACAGGGGACGCGGGGCACACTGTGAAGGAGGGGCCTTGCCTGGTTCCTCCGGGCCCCTCACACGTTAGGGCCTCTCAAACTGCAGGAAACTGCGTATCCTCCCTTCTGGGGCAGACTGTCTGTCTACACTCCTTTTACATGGTTTGGGGAGTTCAGagtttttttcctgtcttttgttCCTCGACAACAACTTATAATCATTATTCCAAAGGATGTATTTTTGGGTGACAGCAGCTTCCCTTCAACTGCACCCCTTATTCTCTGATGCACAAACTGCAGTTGCTAAGTCATTGCAATGGGCTTAGTGCACCCTCTGCTGGTACAAAGTGGTATTGCCAACCGGTGCTAAAAGTTAAGGTGTATGAAGTCACACCCACCATGTCACTGTGTTGTGTGGCATCCACAAAAGAAGTCATTGCAGTTTTAAATCTCTCTGAAAGGGCACAATTGTTTCTAAtgtcaatttatttaaaattttataagtaaaacttttttcagagaatataatacaaatttcttttctcattcttggGAGTAAAACCTTTTGTAAGTATTAATATGAAAAACTTGTCTCATAGACatctttaaaaagtcttttaGAGGACatatttctctcctccccttttgaATTCTTGCAGTCTTTGTATCCTCTATGCATGTACTCCCGAATTTCCTGTTCATTTAAGACCACTTCTTAAAATGTGTGATTGAAAAGCAACAATAGAGGGTACATTTCTTCCTAATACTGTCCAGTCCAGTTGAGTTTAGACTCTTTGAAGAATTTGTcacaaactttaaaatgaaacTCCGTTCAACTAGAATTTTTATGTATGgccctttaaaaacattttcttgtgaGTGAAGAACACTCTTTTGTCATTCTGTTTTAATAGTGACATAGTGTAAGATccagttttactgtttttaaaactatttgaaaaaactGGTCCCTTATTGTTCATTAACCTTGAAACTTACTGTATTGGGAAATCTCTGGGCACTGCAAGTGGGAAATCAAAAACCAGGAAGGGAGGTCTGACTAGATTAGTTTTAGCTTCCCCAATGCTCTCAGTACAGCAGAGAAGCTCAGTGAAGATTGTCAGACATATTCCAAGCAATGCTGTTTATgcagaagaaaatgttaaagttACTCAGCTCGTACACGCAGAGTATTTATCAAGCTCACACTCGTAAACCAAGGGCCTTCCTCCCCTGGGGAGGAGGTCGTGTCCTCACagaggaaggcaggcagacacAGGGTGCAGCTGTCCTTGTCCTGGACTTCCTGCTTTCTCCAGTGCTTCCTCTGGGTAAAGTTCTCTCACAGACCAGCTCTAGAACGACTGGTCAGCAGAGCGTCACACCTGTGCTTGCTTGCCCAGCAAGGATGGACCTCACCTTATCCTTACACCCTCCTAGAGCTGAGCTGTGTTTAATGACCTTTTAAGGAATTGTTTACATTCTATTTATTAGCTACCAGATCTTTGGCTGGTTGGACTCTTTTCCCATCTAGAAACTGCAGATAACAATACCCACCAAATAGTATTGTTGTGGAATTAAATGAAGTAGTCTACATAACATGCTTCCAAAGTGTTTGGAATATATTGTGTTTAGTAAATATTAACTATGAAGTATCTCCCATAACAATGACTGCAGCAATTCAACACTTTTCCTTTGTAATCCAGGAAAAAGAATGGATAGCGAACTCCATCTTTATTAAAACTATGGGGAGAGACTCCAAAGTATTTGTagggtgtatgtatgtgtatgcatatacctatatatgtacacaaataaaagtatattgtatatacatatagataagttatatataacaaatatatatacaaaaatcacCACAGTTGTTtagaatttgtatttaaaaatcaatcttaaaaaaaactacatataaaaatacaagcaaattttagaatatgcaaaaaatatgagaaaacactAGCTATCAGGACATGTGGGGCACAGGTAAAGTGCTGGTACTGAACAGTTTACCTTCCACCAGGGATGTCTGGAGGCCACGCGGGGGAGGGAAGCTGCTGGCCTGTCGTGGGCAGAGAGCAaggaggctgctggcagctgggtgCCGGAGCCTCCACAAGGAGGAAACTGGAGGCAACGTCAGAgctctaaatataaatatttacaccaGTAAATggagaaggaggaaaataaatctatttaaaaGTGATAAAACACACATTGTTAGCCAGTCCAGACTCTACCATTTCCCTCAAAAAACAGGGAGACAGAAGGCACTTACACTGACCACAGAGGAAATTTAGAGGATAATTGGAGACTACTTAATTCCATATAAATAAATCTGTGATGAGATGGATacttttctaagaaaatattgATCAAATCTGACcccagaaaaattagaaaatttaacaaGACCAGTTTCCACAGAAGTAGAGGAAATTGTCAAAACCTGCCCCTAAAAAGACATCAGGCCTAGGTGGTCCTCAGGCTGACCCTGTGACACTGTTGCAGTTAAATAGTACAGTGCTGTTCCAGCTGTTCCAGAGcatagaacaaaatagaaacttagGATGTATTCTTGTGAAGCAGCCATGACAGTGACATCAGGACCTGGTGGAGATTGTGCGTGCAAGGGTCACAGACAATCTCAGTTATGAGTGTGGACATTTAGAGGAAGTCATTAGCAGACAACCCCCAGTGCAGGAGCAGAACATTACTTCATGATGAAGTCAAGTGTAATCCGAGAATGCAAGGATGCTTCTACCTTGAGAATTCAGTGTCATTGATCTGCAAGCAGAAAATCCAGTGATCACTTTCATACATGTTGAAAGGCACTTGACAAAGTCAGTCAGCATCTATTTGTTTAGTAGCAGAGATCATCTGTATTTGCACACCCACCCCTGGGGAGGGGCTGCCTCAGGCTGGCCCCAGAACCCCATAGCTCAGCCTGTGGAGTTGTGGTGGGGGAAGGTCTTCTGCTCCAGGTGGTGAGGGAGGCACACAAAATAGAGTCAGTGTCTGGTCTTGATAAAAAAGCTTGAGGTGAGAATCAATAGATACCTACAATGATAAAATACATCTTTCAACTGAAACCCCAGCACTGTGCTTTGTGGGAGACCCCAGGAGCTCCGAACTAGAGTTAGGAGGTGGCAAGGATGCTCGTCTTGAACTACTGGTCCTTGTAGTTCAAGAAAGAGATTGGGACCCAGAGCAAAGGCCAAGGGGATTGAGTACAGATCAACAGTCACAGAACAGTCCCAGGATGGAGAGGACAGCACGGAGTGTAGTCAATAACATTCTAATAACGAGGGGG of Saccopteryx bilineata isolate mSacBil1 chromosome 1, mSacBil1_pri_phased_curated, whole genome shotgun sequence contains these proteins:
- the PLK2 gene encoding serine/threonine-protein kinase PLK2, giving the protein MELLRTIAYPPAAGAKTAEQPGKAGGGDPKRRRPPPAEEPPPRAQEPPPAPQQHRHHAGAEVSRVVVDPTTGRRYCRGRVLGKGGFAKCYEMTDLTNNKVYAAKIIPHSRVAKPHQREKIDKEIELHRLLHHKHVVQFYHYFEDKENIYILLEYCSRRSMAHILKARKVLTEPEVRYYLRQIVSGLKYLHEQEILHRDLKLGNFFINEAMELKVGDFGLAARLEPLEHRRRTICGTPNYLSPEVLNKQGHGCESDIWALGCVMYTMLLGRPPFETTNLKETYRCIREARYTMPSSLLAPAKHLIASMLSKHPEDRPSLDDIIRHEFFLQGFTPDRLSSSCCHTVPDFHLSSPAKNFFKKAAAALFGGRKDKARYIDTHNRVSKEDEEIYKLRHDLKKTSITQQPSKQRTDEELQPPPTTVAGSGAATVESRQQIGDAIRMIVRGTLGSCSSSSECLEDSTMGSVADTVARVLRGCLENMPEADCIPKEQLSTSFQWVTKWVDYSNKYGFGYQLSDHTVGVLFNNGAHMSLLPDKKTVHYYAELGQCSIFPATDAPEQFISQVTVLKYFSHYMEENLMDGGDLPSVTDVRRPRLYLLQWLKSDKALMMLFNDGTFQVNFYHDHTKIIVCSQNEDYLLTYINEDRVSATFRLTTLLMSGCSSALKQRMEYALNMLLQRCN